A genomic window from Candidatus Nitrosoglobus terrae includes:
- the corA gene encoding magnesium/cobalt transporter CorA: MLYGFSLHDHRFKQLPLEENDGLAQAIWIDLLRPTEEERRRVELIYRQNLPDPNEIEEIEATARFYEDEVGIHLHSYFSHREEGRIDYSTVVFTLSGTRLFTLHDHDLPAFRMLRLRIRREPSLITDATSILLALFETKLEELADLLEETHKGLDQVGKLILEENEEGNGAFEDALDELARQENHNGKVRLCLMDTQRALTFLLRRGHLEDEQIKKVREILRDVDSLLPHSAFLFDKINFLMDAALSFINIEQNRTIKIFSVVAVVFLPPTLIASIYGMNFDIMPELHWHLGYPMALIIMVISSFAPYLYFKRKGWL, from the coding sequence AAGAAAACGATGGCTTAGCTCAAGCCATCTGGATTGATCTATTGCGTCCTACTGAGGAAGAACGCCGGCGAGTTGAATTGATTTATCGCCAAAATTTACCTGACCCAAATGAAATTGAGGAAATTGAAGCCACTGCCCGCTTTTACGAAGATGAAGTTGGCATTCATTTACACTCCTATTTCTCTCACCGTGAAGAAGGACGAATTGATTACTCAACTGTAGTCTTTACCCTGAGCGGTACTCGCCTCTTTACCTTACACGACCATGATCTGCCGGCTTTTCGGATGCTACGGTTACGGATACGACGGGAACCAAGTTTAATTACCGATGCAACTTCGATCCTACTCGCATTATTTGAAACTAAGCTCGAAGAGCTGGCCGATCTGTTAGAAGAAACCCATAAAGGGTTAGATCAGGTCGGTAAACTTATTTTAGAAGAAAATGAGGAAGGTAATGGGGCATTTGAAGATGCATTAGATGAATTAGCCCGCCAAGAAAATCACAATGGAAAGGTGCGTCTATGCTTAATGGACACTCAGCGGGCCTTAACCTTTCTGTTACGCCGAGGGCACTTAGAGGATGAGCAAATTAAAAAAGTACGAGAAATTTTACGCGACGTGGACTCCCTCCTACCTCATAGCGCCTTTTTATTTGATAAAATCAATTTTCTTATGGATGCCGCCCTAAGCTTTATCAATATTGAACAAAATCGAACAATTAAGATTTTTTCAGTCGTAGCAGTCGTTTTTTTGCCCCCCACCCTGATTGCGAGCATCTATGGAATGAATTTCGATATCATGCCCGAGCTACATTGGCACTTAGGCTATCCCATGGCGCTGATTATTATGGTTATCTCCAGTTTTGCACCTTATCTTTATTTTAAACGTAAAGGATGGCTGTAA
- a CDS encoding family 2B encapsulin nanocompartment shell protein encodes MSEPILEQELREIPLFRGLTDDEVLSEIADQFVQQEISSGEVLVEAGQPADQLVLIVHGKVKKIGQGKYDTSTTLGMLTDGDYFGDRTLVEDSDTWQFTVKTVTRCTVLTLEQSTLENMAQRSDALRTRVNQFKAQLRKAQNEHGEASIEISSGHHGEQLLTSTFVDYEQKPREYQLEVAQTILRVHTRVADLFNNPMNQTEQQLRLTIEALRERQEHEMINNNDFGLLHNVAPNQRVHTRNGPPTPEDLDEVLSRRRRSRFFLTHPRIIAAFGRECTHRGIYPATTEIEGTPVMAWRGVPILPCNKLPITREQTSPILVLRTGEEHEGVVGLHQTGIPNEYQPGLSVRFMDINEKAILSYLVSTYFSVAVLVPDALGMIDDAQISPPHT; translated from the coding sequence GTGTCGGAACCAATACTCGAGCAAGAGTTGCGCGAAATTCCACTTTTTCGGGGACTGACCGATGATGAAGTGCTCAGCGAGATCGCTGATCAGTTTGTGCAGCAAGAAATCTCTTCGGGCGAGGTGTTAGTAGAGGCCGGACAACCTGCCGATCAGCTTGTGCTCATCGTGCACGGCAAAGTTAAGAAGATCGGTCAGGGTAAATACGACACCTCAACCACACTCGGCATGCTCACAGACGGCGACTATTTTGGCGATCGTACGCTTGTCGAAGATTCGGACACCTGGCAGTTCACCGTAAAAACCGTTACCCGCTGCACCGTGCTGACGCTAGAGCAAAGCACCCTCGAAAATATGGCGCAACGATCGGATGCTCTGCGAACCCGAGTAAATCAGTTTAAGGCGCAGCTCCGTAAAGCACAGAATGAACATGGCGAGGCCTCAATCGAGATCTCCTCCGGTCACCACGGGGAACAGTTGCTTACCAGCACATTCGTTGACTATGAGCAAAAGCCCCGTGAATATCAACTCGAGGTCGCGCAAACCATACTGCGGGTACATACCCGTGTCGCTGACCTATTTAACAACCCCATGAATCAGACCGAACAGCAGCTGCGATTGACTATTGAGGCTTTGCGGGAACGCCAAGAGCACGAGATGATCAATAACAACGATTTTGGCCTGCTGCACAATGTAGCACCAAACCAGCGCGTACACACCCGCAACGGTCCACCGACACCAGAAGATCTCGACGAGGTACTTAGTCGCCGTAGGCGCTCCCGTTTCTTCCTCACACACCCTCGAATCATCGCTGCCTTCGGAAGGGAGTGTACTCACCGCGGTATCTACCCCGCGACCACTGAAATCGAAGGAACGCCAGTAATGGCTTGGCGAGGTGTGCCTATTTTGCCCTGTAACAAGCTTCCAATCACCCGCGAGCAAACCAGCCCCATTCTTGTGCTGCGTACGGGCGAGGAACACGAAGGTGTTGTCGGGTTACACCAGACCGGCATTCCTAATGAATATCAACCCGGACTCAGCGTGCGTTTCATGGATATCAATGAAAAGGCGATCCTCTCGTACTTGGTGAGTACCTACTTCTCGGTGGCAGTATTGGTACCGGACGCGCTTGGGATGATCGATGATGCCCAAATTAGCCCTCCTCACACTTAA